In Vicia villosa cultivar HV-30 ecotype Madison, WI unplaced genomic scaffold, Vvil1.0 ctg.001062F_1_1, whole genome shotgun sequence, one DNA window encodes the following:
- the LOC131633018 gene encoding rho GTPase-activating protein REN1-like isoform X3, producing MTANVSYVTGEMDQVFSDSSIPSNPQLQPAHSQSLSSHNKVFKSGPLFISSKGIGWTSWKKRWFILTQTSLVFFRSDPNVVSQKGNEVNLTLGGIDLNNSGSVSIKEDKKLLTVQFPDARDGRVFTLKAETTEDLYEWKTALENVLAHAPSATNVTGQSGIFKSGQADSLDSYLNQLKDRDTVKYEVLGRPILLALEEVDGTPSFLEKALRFIEEHGAKVEGILRQAADVEDVENRVREYEQGKVEFSEKEDAHVVADCVKLVIRELRSFPVPASCCKALLEASRTARANRVLAMRAAIWDTFPEPNRRLLQRILLMMQTVASLQAENRMSSSAVAACMAPLLLRPLLIGDCEVENDFDVGGDGSIQLLQAAAAANHAQAIVITLLEEYNTIFEEGSSSPGPDMYMDSEDGESESEEATDDDLSYDDYYDDEQDGSIEGSDVDADDDLVGETNSKTGDSAVNDEYDDKDHILSYSSSKSSEVSDYLAVDQRLSTISLEVSLPLSEDIKNCEDFASQNNSSCADESNEPCENFTSQNKTSFANDSTKVSDIIEGLSPDQTTMNRLNSPSSSSCMNKSITTPNGTTHQRRTVLGRNSGSKNLSMESIDFLDENEAEVERLEAVKTELQSQIAAEGKVNAKLQSYVETRKEAKVNAKLQSYVETRKEALQERRLVLERDVDKLQEQLLKEKNLRETLEAGLKFLPGTLSELFDIDEQTKTDFEELMTIEVDLANLELKVNELGARLSALLERNYGSMPNFCDQTQRISGHERNLKSKPDPEVAAISEYDRSISKQDNHFGGAENENERKPESTLLPNKHPPSSKKSGARVEVSREQTPLLLQ from the exons ATGACCGCGAATGTGAGTTACGTAACTGGTGAAATGGATCAG gtatttaGTGATTCTTCTATTCCTTCTAATCCTCAGCTTCAGCCTGCACATTCACAAAGTCTTTCTTCTCACAATAAG GTTTTCAAGAGTGGGCCGCTTTTCATATCTTCCAAAG GAATTGGATGGACATCCTGGAAGAAAAGGTGGTTTATTTTAACACAAACTTCACTTGTTTTCTTCAGAAGTGATCCA AATGTTGTTTCTCAAAAGGGAAATGAAGTAAACTTGACCCTTGGTGGCATTGACCTTAACAATTCAGGCAG TGTTTCTATCAAAGAAGATAAGAAACTTTTGACTGTACAATTTCCCGATGCTCGTGATGGACGAGTATTCACACTTAAG GCTGAAACTACTGAAGATTTATATGAATGGAAAACTGCACTTGAGAATGTTTTGGCACATGCACCAAGTGCTACAAATGTGACCGGGCAAAGTGGTATCTTTAAAAGTGGACAGGCCGACTCACTTGATAGTTATTTGAACCAGT TGAAGGATCGAGATACAGTAAAATATGAAGTCCTTGGTCGGCCAATTTTACTTGCTTTGGAGGAAGTTGATGGAACTCCCTCTTTTTTGGAAAAAGCCCTGAGGTTCATAGAAGAGCATG GAGCCAAAGTAGAAGGGATCTTGCGGCAAGCAGCTGATGTTGAAGATGTTGAAAATCGAGTGCGAGAATATGAACAAG GAAAAGTTGAATTTTCTGAGAAGGAGGACGCACATGTTGTTGCTGATTGTGTTAAG cTTGTAATTCGTGAACTGCGATCTTTTCCAGTCCCAGCATCTTGTTGCAAGGCTTTGTTAGAAGCATCTC GAACTGCACGTGCGAATAGGGTTCTTGCTATGCGTGCAGCAATATGGGACACTTTTCCTGAACCAAACCGCCGTTTGTTGCAAAG AATACTCTTGATGATGCAAACAGTAGCTTCCCTACAAGCTGAGAACAGAATGAGCTCATCGGCTGTGGCAGCATGCATGGCACCATTACTTCTTCGCCCCCTTCTAATTGGAGATTGTGaggttgaaaatgattttgatgtaGGTGGAGATGGTTCCATTCAACTCTTACAAGCAGCTGCTGCAGCTAACCATGCTCAAGCAATTGTTATTACTTTATTAGAAGAATATAACACCATATTTGAG GAAGGTTCTTCATCTCCCGGCCCTGATATGTACATGGATTCAGAAGATGGTGAATCTGAGAGTGAGGAGGCCACCGATGATGATTTGTCCTATGATGATTATTATGATGATGAACAAGACGGATCAATAGAGGGgtcagatgtagatgcagatgatgATCTTGTTGGTGAAACCAACAGCAAGACTGGAGACTCTGCAGTCAATGATGAATATGATGATAAG GACCATATTCTTTCATATTCAAGTTCAAAGTCCTCAGAAGTAAGTGATTATCTTGCAGTCGACCAAAGGTTGTCAACAATTTCACTTGAAGTCTCATTGCCTCTGTCTGAAGATATCAAAAACTGTGAAGATTTTGCAAGCCAAAATAACAGTTCTTGTGCAGATGAATCCAACGAGCCCTGTGAAAATTTCACAAGCCAAAATAAAACTTCTTTTGCAAATGACTCCACTAAGGTCTCTGATATAATTGAAGGCTTATCCCCTGACCAAACTACAATGAATAGATTAAATTCTCCTAGCTCTTCTTCATGTATGAACAAATCTATAACCACGCCCAATGGAACAACGCATCAGCGCCGCACTGTTTTGGGGCGAAATTCT GGAAGCAAGAACCTTTCCATGGAATCCATTGATTTTCTTGACGAAAACGA AGCTGAAGTGGAGAGGCTCGAAGCTGTTAAGACAGAATTGCAAAGCCAAATTGCAGCGGAG ggAAAAGTAAATGCAAAGCTGCAATCTTATGTAGAAACGCGGAAGGAAGCCAAAGTAAATGCAAAGCTGCAATCTTATGTAGAAACACGAAAGGAAGCGTTGCAAGAGCGCCGTCTGGTTCTTGAGCGAGAT GTGGACAAGTTACAGGAACAGTTGCTAAAGGAGAAAAACCTTAGGGAAACTCTTGAAGCTGGACTTAAGTTTCTTCCAGGGACATTATCTGAATTATTTGATATTGATGAACAG ACCAAGACAGATTTTGAGGAATTAATGACGATAGAAGTAGATCTTGCCAACTTAGAATTGAAGGTTAATGAGCTTGGGGCACGGCTTAGTGCACTACTTGAACGAAATTATGGTTCCATGCCGAATTTCTGCGATCAAACCCAACGAATATCAGGCCATGAAAGAAATTT GAAGAGTAAGCCAGATCCAGAAGTTGCAGCCATTTCAGAATATGATAGATCAATAAGTAAG CAGGACAATCATTTTGGTGGAGCAGAAAATGAGAATGAGAGAAAACCAGAGTCAACACTTTTACCAAACAAACATCCACCTAGTTCCAAGAAATCTGGTGCAAGAGTTGAGGTAAG CAGGGAACAAACTCCCCTACTTCTGCAATGA